AGAGAATTGCAGCGGCAGCTTGAAAAAGCGCCGTCCATTCAAGTCGCTCCCTTGGGTATTGGCGATCCGGTTCAGTTATCATAGAAAAATTTCCGCACCAACTCAATCCGGTGGACGGAGGTATTCTGATGACCAAGTCAGAATGGCGTTACAAGGAGTTGAGGAATGAATGATTACAGGCTTTCCGATCTGCTTGACTTGACCATCCTCCAGAAGATGGCTGATGCGCATTACCGGGCAGCAGGTATGCCGAGCGGCATCATCGATGCCATTGACGGTTCTATCCTCGTCGGATCCGGCTGGCAAGATATCTGTGTCAAATTCCACCGCGCCGATCCGGTTTCCCTTCAACGCTGCCAGGAGAGTGACAACTACATCAAGGACCGCCTGGTCCAAGGCGAAGCCTGCCACTACAAATGCAAAAATGGCCTCTGGGATATCGGCGTACCCATTGTCGTTGGCGGACGTCATCTGGCGACCATGTTCCTCGGGCAGTTTTTTTATGAAGGCGAGACCCCGGACCGCCAGTTCTTCATCCAACTGGCGCATGAATTTGGGTTTGATGTTGAGGACTATCTTGCGGCCCTCGATCGAGTGCCGGTCTTCAGCCGCGAAAAGGTCGATTACATACTTGAATATAACAAGGCGCTGGTGGATTTTATCACTGACCTTGCAGATCACGCTCTTTTGAAAATCAAAGCGGAGGAGGAAATCAAGCGGCAGGCCGAATTCCTCCAGGGCCTGATCGACGCCATGCCATACCCGGTCTACTACAAAGATCTTCAGGGCCGGTATATCAGTTGCAATCGAACCTTTGAGCAGTTCTTCGGGATTTCGAGAGAGCGGCTTGCCGGCAAGACCGTACACGAGGTTGCCCCGAAGGAACGGGCTGATGAATACCGACGAGCCGATGAAGAGCTTTTCACGCATCCGGGGATGCAGATATACGAGGAATGTATCCAGTCACTCGGCGGGGGCCAACACAATGTCATCTTCCACAAAGCCACGTTTACAGGACGGGACGGAGCGCTTGCCGGCCTCGTTGGCGCGGTAGTCGATATCACCGAGCGCAAACGGGTGGAGAGGGCTCTTGAAGAGAGCGAGGCCAAGACCCGCAGCATCCTGGACAACATCGGCATCGGCGTGGCCCTCATCAGTCCCGAGATGGAGATTCTCGAGCTAAACCACCAGATGCGCGAATGGTTCCCTGGCATCGATCCGGGTCAACACCCCATCTGCTATCGCGCGTTCAACGACCCGCCGCGCGAGGTGATGTGCGACTACTGCCCAACCTACAAAACACTGCAAGACGGCCAGGTCCACAAAGCCACGACACTAACGCCCCAGGCAGATGGCCCACGCAATTACCGCATCGTTTCCTCTCCTATCCTCAACGCCTCAGGCGAGGTTACAGCAGCTATCGAGATAGTCGAGGACATCACCGAGACGCTCTCCCTGGAGTCCCAGTTACAGCAGGCTCAGAAGCTGGAATCTGTCGGCCGCCTGGCCGGCGGTGTGGCCCATGACTTCAACAACATGCTGGGGGTGATCCTCGGCCAAACGGAGTTGGCCATGGGCGAGGTGGACCCGGCCCAGTCTCTCTTTGCCACCCTGCTGGAGATCCGGAAAGCTGCCGAGCGCTCCGCTGATCTGACTCGGCAACTGCTGGCCTTTGCCCGGAAGCAGACCGTCGTCCCCAGGGTACTCGACCTGAACGAGATCTTGGAAGGGATGCTTAGGATGCTGCGGCGTTTAATCGGCGAGGACATCGACCTCGTCTGGGTTCCGGGGAAGAACCTGTGGTCAATCAAGGTGGACCCCTCCCAGATTGACCAAATTTTAGCTAACCTGTGCGTCAACGCCCGGGATGCCATCGCGGGCCTTGGCAAGGTAACCATCGAAACGGAAAACACTACCTTTGACGAGGCCTACTGCGCCGACCATCCAGGGTTTATCCCGGGTGATTTTGTGATGCTGGCTGTCAGTGACGATGGCCACGGCATGGATAAGGATACCCTGGACAAAATTTTCGAGCCGTTTTTTACCACCAAAGAAATTGGCCGGGGAACAGGACTCGGATTGGCTACGGTTTACGGCACGGTAAAGCAAAATAGCGGCTTCATCAACGTTTACAGCGAACCAGGCCATGGGACTACTTTCAAGATCTACCTGCCCAGACACGCGGTCATTTCCGAGCAGATGTCAAAAGAAACTCCAGCCGCTCCCGTAGCGCGGGGGCACGAAACCATCCTGCTGGTGGAAGACGAGCCTGCTATCCTGAACATGACGAGGCAAATGCTGGAGAGATTCGGATATCGGGTGCTATCCGCCTCTACGCCGGGCGAGGCCATCCGTATGGCCAGGGAGCACGCTGGCGAGATCCACTTGCTCATTTCCGACGTTGTCATGCCCGAGATGAACGGCCGGGAACTGGCAAAAAATCTGATCTCTCTCTACCCCGGACTCAAGCGCCTGTTCATGTCCGGCTATACCGCCAACGTCATTGCCCATCACGGCGTGTTGGACGAAGGCATCCATTTCATTCAAAAACCCTTTTCGATACAGGCACTGGCCGTCAAAGTCCGCGAAGCGCTGGATAGCGAACAGTAGGGCAATCAACAGAACGAGCGGTAGAGAACCGGGACTTTATCCTGCCCTGTTCATGAGGATGAAATAGGAGGTAATAAAATAGAAAAAGGTATTGAAATGACATCAAGAGGGAGTATTCTGTAAAATGAGGGTCGTTAAAATTTCGGAAGAGCCCGTTGAGCTCTATAAAATCTTGAAGTTCGAAAATCTGGTCGATAGCGGCGGTGAAGCGAAATATGTGATTTCTGAAGGTCAAGTCATGGTGAATGGAAAGGTCGAAACCAGGAAAAGAAAAAAAATCTTTTCAGGTGATGTCGTTGAATTTGGAAAAAATAGAATGCGTATACAGGTTAAATGAGAACGAAAAAGGGGGGGAAGAACTATTTTCTCCTTGACCCTTGTTCCTCTCCTCTTTTATACTTCTTTAATCCAAGCCTGATTCTTCCACTTTTTTTTTAAGAAATTGAAACCCTATCTCCAGCCCCTAAATTTTATCCTTGGCGCTCCTTCCATGGTCTATGGAGAAGACCTGATCCACAATGTGGAAATCTTATCGGATTTGGTCAAAGACATTGAGATTGTCTTATTCCATACTCCGGAACGCCATAACATCCCTTCAGGCCGGGAAATCGATCGGTTAAGGGAGATCAGGGACCGAAAGGAGATTTCTTTTACGGTCCATTTACCGGCCTCCCTGGAGCCGGCTTCCGAAAGGCAGGACCTGAGGAAGGAATCCCTGGAAATATCCGCTGAGATTGTCGGCCGGTTTTCCGGCCTGGATCCCCGGCATTATATCCTCCATCTGCCTTTTTCCAAACCAACCCTGGTGGCCGTTCCCGGCTCCTATTTCCCCTGGGAACCGACCCCGGAATGGGAGCAATGGAGTCACCGGGCCGGAGAAGCCTTAAAAGGCTTCAACCGGTTATTAAGGAAAAACGGATCGCTGGTGGTTGAAAATATCAACTATTCTCCCCGTTTCCTGGAACCTTTCCTGGGAAATGGACTCTGTGACCTCTGCCTGGATCTGGGGCATCTTTTGTTGGGCCGGGAAGCGGTGCCGGAAGTTTTAACACACTATCTGCCGGTAACCCGGGTTATTCACCTCCATGGGGTGGATGGATACAGAGACCATATAAGCCTGGCCCCGTTGCCTCCGCGGCAATTAAAAGAATGGTTTCAATTGCTAAGGGAAGCGGCGTATCCCGGTGTGATAACCCTGGAGGTTTTTGATCCGAATGATCTGGAAGAGTCTTTGGCTATTATCCGGGGGCTTCTCGAATGAAGGGCCATCACCCTATAGAGCCCAACCCCCATCGCCCCCCGAAAAAGTTAGGGATAAATCCGCAGATTGCAAGTCTTAGAATCTAAAGGAAAAGCTGTTTACTGGTTCCATTCCAAAGAAGAATCTCCCTATTTACTATTCCCAAAAACGTGTATAATATGGTTCATTCAAGGCCTGATCGGTAAGGTAACCCGTCTTCCAGATTCGCCACTTCACCTTAACCTGAACAAGGGGTCGTTTGTGAAGAACGAATTACTCTTGAGCCAACTTGAAGACCTGGCCAATAAGCTGGGAATAACCATCCGCCATTTCAAGTTCATCCGGGATGAATCCTCCGGTCCAGGAGGGCTCTGCCGGATTCGAGGAAAATATGTTTTGTTTATTGACTCCCGGGCAACAACGAAAGAAAAAATATCGGTCACAATGGAGGCCTTAAAGCAGTTCGACCTTGGTGACATTCAAGTAATGCCGGGCATCCGGGATCTTTTGGAAGGATCTTAAGAATAATCTGGAATGGATTTCTTACTAACCTGGAACTTTAGCCATATTAACAACGCTCTTAAGAAATCCAAGATTATAAATACAATTGAAAAACTGGGCTTTATTCCACCTGAAATATGCTCACCAGAGGAATTATTAGGAGGTTAGCATGAAAGATCCTATTGTAGAAGAAGTTAGAAAGGCAAGGCAAGATCATGCAAAAAGATTTAATCATAATCTTTTTGCAATTTGTAAGGATTTAAAAAAAATAGAAAAAGAATCTGGACATAAGATCGTATCGCTGCCATCAAGGCTGCTAACAAAGGCTTCCAACCAAAGTATAACGGATTATTCAAAGTAGGGCACATCCGGAGCTGGCCGACATCGCCGCTTACCTGGAGACTCTGCGGGCCTTGACCAATGCCGCGGCCCAGGACCCGGTCATGTACGGCGACATCGCCGTGCCCAATCCCCTGATCGCCAACATCAGAAAATTAGCTTATCCAAATGAACAGGATCACAAATGCAAATAGAAAACATCCGCATAGATTACTATAAGTGTTTCTATTCCACGACTGATATTAACTTTCAATCTGGATTCAATATTATAATAGGCAATTCGTCTAAAAATCAATTCAGATGGACAACTTAACCGTCTTGATCGAGGTGTTACCGGTGGACTAAGGATATTTATGATATTCAGAATAAAAGAAAGGCCTAATAAACTTCGAGGTAAAGTTTTCCTCCCTTTTCTCCGATATTATTATTAAAGCAGAGGAAAGGATTGTGAAAGCCGCCTGCAACCCATACGGCGGGGCGTCTTACCCTTGATCTCTGGTCCCGATCTAACAGACAAAAGGATAAAATGATGAGCCTAGCCGTTTCCTCCCCGACCCTTCCCCAGTATCTACCCGCGCCGGACAGTAGTCTTAGGTCCTTTCAGGCTTCCCACACCGATCTATCGCTCGTGAGCAGCACCCGGCATCTGGACCTCAACATGGTCACCGCCGAAGGAGACAAGGTGACGCTGTCTCTGGATTCGCGCCTGGCCGCCCTGTCCTCTGCTTCAGAACAGGGACAGGTCAACGACGACGGCCGCCTTGACTTCGAAAGGAGCCGGTTGTCCATCGGGCTTTACCAACGTGAGATGTCCTTTACGGTAGAAGGGGATCTGAACGCTGCCGAACTGCGGGACATAAGGAAGGTGCTGAAGACATTGAATAAAATGATGAATAAATTTGTGAAAGGCGAGCTAAGCACCCTGCAAAAGCAGGCCCTCAGCCTGCAGGGGTTGAACACCGTCGCCGGTCTTGAGGCCGACCTATCCTATAATATCCAGACCCTTGACGCTCGGCAAACGACGGCAACTTATGATAATCAAAGACAACCGGTTGATTTCCGGCCGACGTCCCTGCCTACGGCCGATCCGCCGCCAACCGAATTATTCTTTCTTCGAGGCGGCGAGCGGGACCGGGGCCTTGATGATCCCCATGACCCAATTTAAGGTGGTTTGGGCCACCTGATAATCCCTTCTGGCCTTGGTCAGGTTGCTTTGGGCCAGGGTCAGATTCAACTGGGCGTCGTCTACGTCCAGCCTGGTTTTGACACCGAGCTGATAGCCTTGTTCGGCCATAGAGAGAAGCCGTTGGGCCTGGGACACTGTGCCGGAAAGCCCTTTAACGATTTCACCGGCTTCCCGCACCAGATTGACCGCTTCATGGGTCTGAAGGACTATGGCATCGATCAGCTTGGCCTCCTCGATCTTCAAGGTGGCTAAGTCGCTTTTGGCCCGGGTAATCTTCCCCTGGGTGCGCAATCCGTCAAAAAAAGGAAAGGAGACGAAAAGCCCGGCCGACCAGATGGGGCCCTCGGCCTGACCGGGCTGGTAGTCCTGGCTTTGCCAGCCATATCCGGCCTGCAAATTCAGACGGGGCATGTTC
This genomic stretch from Deltaproteobacteria bacterium harbors:
- a CDS encoding PocR ligand-binding domain-containing protein, with amino-acid sequence MNDYRLSDLLDLTILQKMADAHYRAAGMPSGIIDAIDGSILVGSGWQDICVKFHRADPVSLQRCQESDNYIKDRLVQGEACHYKCKNGLWDIGVPIVVGGRHLATMFLGQFFYEGETPDRQFFIQLAHEFGFDVEDYLAALDRVPVFSREKVDYILEYNKALVDFITDLADHALLKIKAEEEIKRQAEFLQGLIDAMPYPVYYKDLQGRYISCNRTFEQFFGISRERLAGKTVHEVAPKERADEYRRADEELFTHPGMQIYEECIQSLGGGQHNVIFHKATFTGRDGALAGLVGAVVDITERKRVERALEESEAKTRSILDNIGIGVALISPEMEILELNHQMREWFPGIDPGQHPICYRAFNDPPREVMCDYCPTYKTLQDGQVHKATTLTPQADGPRNYRIVSSPILNASGEVTAAIEIVEDITETLSLESQLQQAQKLESVGRLAGGVAHDFNNMLGVILGQTELAMGEVDPAQSLFATLLEIRKAAERSADLTRQLLAFARKQTVVPRVLDLNEILEGMLRMLRRLIGEDIDLVWVPGKNLWSIKVDPSQIDQILANLCVNARDAIAGLGKVTIETENTTFDEAYCADHPGFIPGDFVMLAVSDDGHGMDKDTLDKIFEPFFTTKEIGRGTGLGLATVYGTVKQNSGFINVYSEPGHGTTFKIYLPRHAVISEQMSKETPAAPVARGHETILLVEDEPAILNMTRQMLERFGYRVLSASTPGEAIRMAREHAGEIHLLISDVVMPEMNGRELAKNLISLYPGLKRLFMSGYTANVIAHHGVLDEGIHFIQKPFSIQALAVKVREALDSEQ
- a CDS encoding RNA-binding S4 domain-containing protein, producing MRVVKISEEPVELYKILKFENLVDSGGEAKYVISEGQVMVNGKVETRKRKKIFSGDVVEFGKNRMRIQVK
- a CDS encoding sugar phosphate isomerase/epimerase, with product MVYGEDLIHNVEILSDLVKDIEIVLFHTPERHNIPSGREIDRLREIRDRKEISFTVHLPASLEPASERQDLRKESLEISAEIVGRFSGLDPRHYILHLPFSKPTLVAVPGSYFPWEPTPEWEQWSHRAGEALKGFNRLLRKNGSLVVENINYSPRFLEPFLGNGLCDLCLDLGHLLLGREAVPEVLTHYLPVTRVIHLHGVDGYRDHISLAPLPPRQLKEWFQLLREAAYPGVITLEVFDPNDLEESLAIIRGLLE